A segment of the Meriones unguiculatus strain TT.TT164.6M chromosome 10, Bangor_MerUng_6.1, whole genome shotgun sequence genome:
CAGCCTTGAACTTGCGagcttcctgccccagcctcctttgtgctggggttacaggtgtgtaccaccatactcAGCTCAATCGTTCAAGTATTTATGAGCATTTACTGTGTGCTAAGTACTCTTCTAGGTGTGGGTGGGTAGGCTAGTAGGGTATATCCCCCCAACTCCCCGAAGCCAGCAATATACAACTGAATTACAAAGACAAATTCAAAACTTCATGATGCCTCCTTTACTAACAAGGGAACttacaaatataataaaagatataTTTAACTTATAAATGTGTTACATAAAATTGAAGTAACCAATGAAAAGGAAATAGCTTTTGGACATGTTTTCCAATTACAGTTCCTGCACGctaacaaaccaaaacaacagtgCTAATTGTTCACTGCACCATCCTACCTTATACTGTGCAAACTCCAGCTGTGGCTGAGGATAGGCTCCAAACGTCTCCTGAGTGACTCTGTGgactctctccttttcttctctgttttcgtGAACGACATTTGGATCCACTGTGAACGGGTGCAGATGAAGAGCTGCTGTCAGAATACACGCCACCACACACAGTATTCTTTCCTCTCCCAAACTGCAGACGGTCTGTGGAGCTCAGATGTTTCCAGTCCCTTCTTTTCATTGAAATAACGTTATTACACAGAACGGTTGGAAAATAAAGGCTGACAAAAGGGAGCAAGAAATACCTATAGTGCCACCAGTATCTAGATTCCAATACACATCCTGTATCGTTACCTTGAGTACCTCTCTATCACGTGTCTTAACATGGGACCCACCACAGCTCTTATGCCACTGGAGTCCTGCAGGGCTCGGTTTCCAGTGTCAGTTCTATGTCCTTCCACTGCTAATTTGAGTTTAGGTTTTCTAGGGACTCTGAGTAGCAATGCAACCACCGTATTATTCTAGAACCAGCGAACCCAGGTCATCAGAAACCCAGGCTCCCCACCTTGGACAGACCTAGCTCCATGACCCTGTTTGGAGTTACCAAGCCTTCCTGAGACCCGCTTTCCCAGGACCCGCTTTTTGACAGGATGGCTGTCAGTCACATGCAAAGAGTGCAGTTTGCTGCTGGGCAGGAAAGCACTCTCAACGACATCACACATTTTAGTAAATTCTGAAGGACACCTATGATAGTATGCTTAATACTTAATTCTAGGTTCTTCTTAAAGTATGAACCAGCTCTGCAATGAGATCCTAGCCCGGGTGCTTTCCTGCACAACAGCCATCTGAAAGCAAAGATACTCTGTCTTGAGCACACATACAATTCATGTCCAGTCCAAGGCTTCCTTCTTGCAGAAGCATTGTAGAGTCCTGATTTTCAAAGGTCTGGGAGAAAGGAAAAGTGAACACGTTACTAATTTGAACATGTTGGGCTGTAGATACTAATTGTGTCTAAGGTGTAAAATGTgttaaatcttattttaaattcCTAAGAAGTAGAAAGAAGCGATGGCTGTGCTACAGGTGGGCTAAACTGAGCTCAGCTCGGACATCCAGCCACGCAGCAGGGCTGTTTGGGGAACTGGCATAACAACCCATCTTGGGCAGAGGATACAGCTCAGAGTCAGAGCACCttcctagcatgtgtgagaccctgggttcatcCCTAGCACAACACAAAACGAAACTACCTCAAGGTGCAGGGTCATACAAAAGCCAGAGGGATGGGAGACTGCCCTGCCACCTGGGCATTAGCACTGTCTTCACACCCTGAAAAACCCCTCACACACCTTTTAGAAAAACTAACTTTGCTCCCAGAGCCCACATTTCTTGCATTCTTTCCACTGAGTCTCCCTGACAGTTTCTCCAGCTTGGAGAACAACGTGAGCAACAACTAATGATGCTGCGGTTGGCCAGCAGGACAGCAGTTGATGTCTATCTGGCAGGAGGGTGGAGGGTAGATGAAGAAGGGTCAGTTGGGGAGAAAACCACCCTCTAACTCCTTACAAGGccagcatggtagcacatgcctgtaatcccagcacttgggagttagaggcCTCGGCTAAGTCAAGATCCCATCTTAAAACTCCCAACAACAATGCTCTTTTTTCAAGGGAAGAAGCATTTACTTTGGTTCACAGTTAGAAGTTCTTGCTTTAGTGTCTAGAAGCCAAAGAGGCAGGACCTTGAGGCAAGAGCATCGTCACTGTACCACCCTTCCTCTTTAAACAGTGACCTGAGGAAAGCCATCACTTCTCTCTAGAACATAATATTCGGCATAACCTCCCTACAGAATTCCACCCACCCAAATAGTCCGAACATGTGCCAACATGTGCTATGTACAGAAGAAACCTTAAGACCATAGAGGCAGACCTGCCCTTGTCATTAAATGGAAATGCCGCTTCCAAACAATTCATCATTCCATCTTGGAGAGGGAGGTGCAGGAGGCCTCACCCCTTTCTGAGGGCTCTGggcagttaatggttgctggGGGAAAGGAGTCATATTCTTCAGTGCTGTAGCCCTGTGAGGCACTCTTGTTCTAGTACCTAACTGCACACCCATGCGTACTCAAGCAGCTCTAAGTAAAGGCAATGGGCTCAAAAGGGACCCCACCCCACGAAGGTAGGGAGGGTCTTGTTGTGAATAAGGGGTTTGGCAGGATGgggatgagagaggaaaatggagccaatatgatcaaagtacactGTGTATGTATGGCACTGTGAACGAATAAACAAGCACGAACAAAGTGAAGTGACTAAAGGCTCCATCCACTCATCTGGACGGACGGGCTGGGAGTGGCCCTCCACCTGTTCAGTGGGCGTAAGTGGAAAGGAAAACTCAGCTGTGGCGTGGCTGACAGGCTCACCTGATTATACTCTCCGAAAGCAATAGCCTTGAGTGAGTCCAGGTGCCGGCTCTTCAGAACCATCTGCATGATGTGCTGGTATTTGCTAGCAACTTTCAGTGCCTTGGAGGGAAAGGAGCAAGACCATTAGGGCTGCACCTGGGCCTACACACAGTGCTCAGTGAAATGCAGGAGCTGCAACTGTGAATGGAAAGAGCCCTGTGTGGAGGTGGGAGCCcagctggggaggctgaggcaggggtgaTCCCTGTCTTGGTACAGCGGGTTGCCCCATCCTCAACCCTCGCCAGTGAAAAGAAATTTAACTCTATTCTGCTCTCACTTTTTGGGACCCTGAGGCCTATGCTGACAGTGGAGAATGGGCTGCTTTACCAGATAGCTGTATGGGAAGCCATGCAGCCAGCCGCCGAGCTGCTCACCTGCAGCCAGCTCAAGCACAGGAGCTGCTAACAGGAAGTAGTAATGATGGGGCCAAATCGGTGGTGGATTATTTTTGGGAAAGGAGCTAAGATGGTGTAACACCAAggggtagtttgaataagaatggttcgCACCGGCTCACACATTTGAATGCTTAGACCAGGGAGTGAAATGTTTGAAATTACAAGGATTAGAAAGTGTGGCTTCCTTGGAGTAGGTGTAGGAAGCCTGTCACTGAGAGTGGGCTTGAAGTTTTAAAACCTCATGCCCCAGTCCCTGTGTCCAGCCCACCCTATGGATAGGATGTATGTAGCTCTCAGCTAGGTCCagtgccatgctccccaccatgatgaaactgtaagccagcccccaattaaatgctttctttcataagaactgccttggtcatggtgtctctttacaatAATAGAACAGTGAATAAGACACAAAGGCAAACCCCTAAAAAGAGAGGTTACCCCTGACACAGGTGGTAGTTTCATGTACACTCTGCATGGAAAATGGTCACAAATGCCAATTGCCATAGGCAGATTTCGGAAATACAAAAATCACTATTTCTGACACTGACAAAACAGCTTTGGAAGGAGATAGCGAAATGACAGTAGCTATTTAGGGGTGAACAGAAGAGAAAGGGTGGAGAGTTTTGATGACTTATCTTTTACCTTTAGGGACTTCTAAACtgcatttgtttttatattaagtatgcattatttttacattaaaaataaaaactagaccAAGATAATACCTCCCGTCTCATTTCTGCTGTAAGAAGCTCTCTGGTCCTTTCCTTAGGAGTATAGGAACTAGGTTATTTTACACTAACTCTTATTGGGCAGCTTATACCTACATGCACCTTTGGAATATGGGTACAGAGTACTCTAGCTGCTGGAATCTGTTCATACCTGATGGAGAAGGGGCACAGTGCTCTTCAGATGGCAGGAGGAAATGAAGGCGTATGGAGTCTGGGGATAATACACCACGAAAGTGGGCTTGTACTGGTTCGGCTGTGAATGCTGTGTTCCCCAGGCAACCCGAATCCACATTGCAGACTTCTCGTCAACTCTGAAGCTGACTGTAACCTTATAAAGAAGAGATTTCTTCCTGGCTCCCCttctctgtggactaggggagggggacaggggagaagaggaagggagggtagtactgggaggagacagggagagggctacaatttcaatataaattgtaaaaaattatatatataaaaatagataaaagcaaatttattttttaatttttttaataatctggcaggagagatggctcataagttaagagcatttgctgcttttgcagaggactacagtttggttcctagcaccaacAGGGTGGCTCAGAGCCATCTGCAACTACAGTTGCAGGTACCAGACATGTACtcggcacacagacatacatgcagacaaacaagAGTACACAAAGTGatgaaaccaaatttaaaaatcaagcatCTGgctgggcacacctttaatcttagccttgggaggcagaggcaggcaactcTTTGTGAGttctggccagccagggctacatagtaagatcctatttcaaaaacagacaaaaggggaggggcatggttttCCAGGAAGCCCTTTTAGTGTTGCTGGCTGGCACACTTAATGCGCCTCCTTAAGTTTACAGCAGGATTTCTATGTGGCAGTGAGCAGAGTGCACCAGTCCGGATGCTCTTATGAATGTGTCTCAGCAGCTGGAGCCTCTTAGGAATGTGGCAGCACAGGAGGTTGTGTGGTGTCTCTTTCACTGCCAGCCGTTAGTCTTTCTAAACTGCCAACCAGGACTGGGCTTGCTCTGGAGTTTAATGGCCAACGTTAGGTCATCAGCTAGCCCTCCTTCCATTTGGGCTTTGACCTAGGAAAGGAGAACCTGAAGAGAGGCATGGCTGATTTGCTGTTTCCTCCCTCTGAGATCTTACTCCAGGAGGAGCAGGTGGTTATGCTGTCTGCTGGCTTGGAACCACAAAAACACATTTTGTTCAAAAATGTCAGTGTCATCTAACACAGTATGTGGTGGTTTAAAAATGATTATGTTTATCAGCACACACTTCAAAGACCTCAGACACAACACTAGGCCTTAGGACCTTCTCTCTCAGATACTCAAGTTCCTCCATATGAGAAGCCTGGAATGTCTTTCAGAGGGTCTTACTTAGATGCCTTCACTTCTCACTGCAAAAGCAAAAGTGACTGATGACCGAAAGCAGAGCCACTAGTGCCATGTGGTCCATCTAATGGGAATTCATTTAAGTAAGTTTAAAGACTCATTCACGCGGGCAAAGCAGCCACCTCTCAAGTCCTCAGGAGGCAACCAGCTATGACTGGACACTGTCAGCAAAGGGTGGGTGCTTCTGCCATGGCACAGTTCCACTGGGCGGTACCAGCCCTAAGAAGCACTGGGTGGGATGGGCAGTGAGAGACGGAAGTAATACTTCAGTTTAAGGTAATGGCATATTATCCCCCTCCCCTACCCAGATATCATGAAACAGAATTTCATAGAAATCAGGAGGACTAATTCATACATTTTTTAATGCTCTCCGAAGAATTTTCTTAAAGGAACTTTGGAACTGTCTCATATCAAAAAGATCGACATCTTCACCTGTCAAAGTGCAGAgagatataaagaaaaaagttaaggGAGCTACAATGTCTCCAGCCTGTGCATCCCAGAGCAGTAACAGCTATACCACACACGTGCTCCTGAGGGTGCCAGGGACATAAATGAGGAAGAGTCACATCTTTTCAAAAGGAGCCATGGAGCAGCTAGCTAGGCTGGGCGTGGCAGCACTTACCTGTAATCTTATcattctggaggcaaaggcaggaaaacTGCCACAAGTTCCAGAGCAGCATTGtctacagtgagtttcaggccagctttgtctacacagtgagttgcaGGCTAGTCTATGCTACACAGGGATACAATgtcttagaaacaaaacaaaaccctccaaCAAAAAGACCACATGTACTACTCGTTTTTAAATTGCCAAAACACCAGCACAGATGTTTAATTTAAAGTGCAAAACATTACCTGGTTCTTTACTCATCTGAAAGACATTCCAAAGCTTCTGGTGCCGGAGAACCTGAGTATCTGAAAGAGAAGGGCGTACAGCCTAGTATTGTGTCTGAGGAGTTTGAAGTATGTGCTGATAaacatatattcatttttaaaaccaCAACATAATGTGTTAGAGGACACTGACATTTTTGAACAAAGTGTGTTTTTATGGTTCTCCTTTCCATCATACTGCAAACACACTTTTTAATGCTATAAAATAATAGTAACCCACGGATGAAGTGACACAGCTTTAAAATCAAagttcaaacttaaaaaaaaaaaaaccataaaacatAAACTTTAAATGGAGTAAATTTGCTACAGATAAACAAACCCCAATAATTCAACTCAACACAGATGACACAGTTCAATTTAAATATTTCTCATCACTTTTGCAAagtcatttgttatttttatttattattttaaacaatcGGGACATTTCCTATATGTGGGTGTTTTACCTGAATTTATGTCTGTCTATGTACCATGTAagtgcctggtgcctatggaggctaGAGGAGGGCATTAGAGCCCTTGGATTggtgttacaggtggttgtgaggtaccatgtgggtgctgggaaccaaaccctggtcctctggaagaacagcaagagttcttaatgactgagccatctcttcagccctttgtCTGTCAATTTTACAGACATCTGCTATGCAAAACACAGCAGGAACCCACAAGATGGAATGACTCTGACAAAGCTGTCACAGCAGGCCTTGTTCCTTCGACACCTCATTCCTCATCTTTTTCTCAATAGCTACTAGTCAGTGGCCTACCCTGACTACAGTCAAACTGCCACCTGGTTCCCTTCAGGGCACTTTTGAAGAGGAGAGATTTGTTCAGTGGTATATCCCAGGCTAACCCTGCCCGAATAAGACACTCAATGCATGTGGAATGAAGGCAAGAGTAAGTGTGTGACACAGAAGATGCCCTTCAGAAGGCAAGAAGAGTACCTAGAAGAGAAACAAAAGTCAGCAAGTTCAACTCTTTCCCTTTACCCTCTGGATTCAAACTGTCCCTGTGTTGTGTCTTCACCTCAGATCAGCTTGTTTAATCTCTGAAGGGAATATAGATTCCTCACGCAGGGTACCATCAACTTTGGGGGCATCAATGTTTTCCTTGTCCTTCTCTAGGTTCAGCATCTTTTTCTTCCCTGAGTCTGCTTGTCCCTGTTCCTGGCCCCTATTTCTCTTCATGGCAAAGGGCCTGTTAACAGATAATTGATGGATAGGTTTTCATCTACAGCAGGTGTCAAAGAGCAAAATGTGATGCCAGCCCATCCCAAAGTATTTATCTTCTAGCACCCTATTATCTGGTTCTGTGTTTAGAGTTGTAAAGACTTGCTAACTAGTCTCTAAATATCGCTGACgcgttgcaggatatttgatcacattgtgaactCTGAGACTGTGTTCTGGAGAAATCTATTtctagttgtggtatggctcagccctagcacacacctttattccaacAACTTTCTGTAGATAGGCTTatataaagtcaaccataggttaAGAAGCAGAGCAAGCAGCCAGTCGACAGGGTGGGAACACAGGAAAAAAccatagagagtgagaggaagtccagaggatgggatagagagacacacaggaaagaaaaaggcAGGGCATtcagtttggggggggggggcgtttaAGACACGGGGGAGAAGGAAAAAgttcttccttctgggatatcgaCTGAGTAAGggggtcagctgggtgctttctctgcctttctgagtcaCTAGGCTTTTACTCCAGAATCTGGCTCCTGAgacttcattggtaaaattgtcTGGCAAGACCAACACTGGTGCAACAGAAAGTCAGAACTTCTTTTAAGAGCTCCATTACCCTTCACCTAAAAGGTGAACATCAAGgtgaacaaacaaacaggccCTGGGCCAGAGACAGTTCAGCTGTTAAAGGTACCCACTGccaagcctggcagcctgagttTGATTTGGGGCCCTCAAGgtaggaaagaactgactccagctACTTGTCCTGATGTCCGCAGCTGTGTCATTTGTGTGCACAACACCCCCgcaataaataaaagttaagaataaaaacaatcCCATACCCAGAGAAACCTGTTCCCAGTGCTTGACTTGCATGTTCATTTGACCTTTACCAGAACCATACTcgattattatcattattacacAGATCTATCAAAATACCAAGGCAAGTGACATGAGCCACCATCCCCCGGCACCACAGGGAAGCAATGATGGAGCCGTGAAACCAACCCAAGCAATCTGGTTGTAGGGTCTGTGTTCTTAAAGTTCGTAAGTGAATACTGAAGAAAGAATATTTCGAGTagtaagaagaaagaagctgcacTTAGGCAAATTCTTGGTGGCGCATTTCCAAATGTGTAACAAAATAAAAGTCCAATATGTCATGTTTTATGCTCAAGATGAACCAGTTCCTGTTTCTAAATGTTCTTCGTTCCACAGTCCTAAAAACAGTTTCAAGTCCACTGACTGAGGGAAGGTCTGTGCGTCAGAGAGGAGATACAGCACAGCAAAGGACACTAGAGGCCAGTGAGAGAGCAGGAACTTGATACCAGGCCTCTCAACTCTAGAATCTGCATCCTTAAAGATCTGCTTATTTTCCTgtgtatgttttgcctgcctgAGTCTacgcaccatgtgcatgcagtgcccagaggccaggagagggcatcacaTCACTGCAACTAGTTACAGGTGGATctgagccacagtgtgggtgctgggaactgcactcaggtcctctgaagattagtcagtgctcttaactgccgagccacctCTAGACCCTAGAATCTGCATTAACATGGGAAATTCCCTCTGATGAAACCAAACTCCAATGTGTAAGGAAAAGTCCCCAAAACTTACATGCGATGTCTAGAAGAGCCACATCATCAATACTTGCACACTTCTCCTGAAAGACAGGGTAAACTGATTAGGAAATGGGGTGCTATCCCCCTCAAGCCCATTTTAGGGCTGGTCAGAGCACTCTATTAGTAAGCCTGAAGTACTGATATGATAGTCTATCTCCAACCTACATTCTCTTGTTAACCAACAGCCCGCATTCTCCTGACGCTCACTCCACATTTATCACTCAACttatagattttaaaatgttaaaaagccAGCGATAGTGGCTCACAGGCTGTACtcctagtacttgggaagcaaaAGCAGAAGGACTGTAATGAGTCTGAGACCAGTCAGGACTACAGaatgggactctgtctcaaaacaaaacaaaacaaaaaccccactcTTGAACATACATTCAACTGCACACATGATGTGGTTTGCATGAGaaatgtccccacaggctcacatgCTGAGTACCTGCTCACCAGTAGGTGGTactatttgggggtgggggtggagcttCACTGGAGGAAGGGGGTCACTGGGAGCGGGGCCATGGGGCTCTGGAGCCTGGCCATACTTCCTGTTCTCTGGGTGTCTGGGCACCTGACTGGCCAGCGTGCTCCGGTTGCCAGGTGCTCCTCcaatgctgccatgctttctgagTCATGAAGCagtgtgagccaaaacaaaccctctcttgctgaagttgcttttgtcaagggCATTTTCTCACAGCCACAGTAAGATAATATACTTAACATTTTGAGATGTGGCCATAAATATACTTATGAACCGCTGTCATGTCAGTGTGGCAAACACCGCCAGCAACCTCTCTGCCCGGGGGCCTTGTTGTCTCTCACTCCCAGATCCTTTTCTGTCCCCAATTCTCCTCCCCCGAATCCTTGGTGCTGAAGCAGCGACGGCTCCTCCTTCTGTCATAACATTTGCATATTCTAGTTTTATACGAATGTTAACATAAGGTTGGATTCTTTTTTGATCTGGCTTCCTTTACTCAGCATAATTATTTTGACACTCAGCCGTATTTTTGCATCCATAgttcaattctttttttattgctggCAGTTTTCTGTTATGCGAA
Coding sequences within it:
- the Cenpn gene encoding centromere protein N, which gives rise to MNENVAEFLRRLILKTPLCEMKTILKAWDFLSDDQLQTIKFKQKKESLAQEVILLCEEKCASIDDVALLDIAYTQVLRHQKLWNVFQMSKEPGEDVDLFDMRQFQSSFKKILRRALKNVTVSFRVDEKSAMWIRVAWGTQHSQPNQYKPTFVVYYPQTPYAFISSCHLKSTVPLLHQALKVASKYQHIMQMVLKSRHLDSLKAIAFGEYNQTFENQDSTMLLQEGSLGLDMNLDPNVVHENREEKERVHRVTQETFGAYPQPQLEFAQYKLETKFKSNRSEGILADRKEPLRCLIKFSSPHLLEALKSLAPAGIADAPLSPLLTCIPRKKMNYFKITDK